Proteins encoded together in one Leucoraja erinacea ecotype New England chromosome 30, Leri_hhj_1, whole genome shotgun sequence window:
- the ube2j2 gene encoding ubiquitin-conjugating enzyme E2 J2 yields MNSNSNKRAPTTATQRLKQDYLRIKKDPVPYICAEPLPSNILEWHYVVRGPEKTPYEGGLYHGKLVFPREFPFKPPSIYMITPNGRFKCNTRLCLSITDFHPDTWNPAWSVSTILTGLLSFMVEKGPTLGSIETSEYTKRQLAAQSSAFNLKDKVFCELFPDLVEEIKEKQRAQEELSNRAQALPLPDVIPDGEMHQNGVPLLNGHAVLPAANHQGLQQANRNHGLLGGALANLFVIVGFAAFAYTVKYVLRSIAQE; encoded by the exons atgaacagcaacagcaacaagcGAGCTCCAACAACAGCAACCCAGAGACTGAAGCAGGACTACCTTCGAATAAAGAAAGACCCAGTGCCTTATATCTGTGCTGAACCTCTCCCATCTAATATTCTTGAATG GCATTATGTGGTACGAGGTCCTGAGAAAACACCATATGAGG GTGGTCTTTACCATGGGAAGTTAGTTTTCCCCAGAGAATTTCCATTCAAACCGCCTAGTATTTATATGATTACACCAAATGGAAGATTCAAATGTAATACACG GTTATGTCTTTCAATCACTGATTTCCATCCAGATACCTGGAACCCAGCCTGGTCTGTCTCCACAATCCTGACGGGTCTCCTTAGTTTCATGGTAGAGAAAGGCCCTACATTGGGCAGCATCGAAACCTCCGAATATACA AAAAGACAACTTGCTGCCCAAAGCAGTGCCTTTAATCTAAAGGATAAAGTGTTTTGTGAGCTTTTCCCAGACCTAGTGGAG GAAATAAAAGAGAAGCAGCGGGCACAAGAAGAACTAAGTAACAGGGCCCAGGCTTTGCCTTTGCCGGATGTTATCCCTGATGGTGAAATGCACCAGAACGGGGTGCCGCTACTGAACGGGCACGCGGTGTTGCCGGCCGCCAACCACCAAGGTCTCCAGCAGGCCAACCGAAACCATGGACTCCTCGGAGGAGCGTTAGCAAACTTGTTTGTCATTGTCGGTTTTGCGGCGTTTGCCTACACAGTGAAATACGTGTTACGAAGCATAGCACAAGAATAA